The Candidatus Bathyarchaeota archaeon genome includes a region encoding these proteins:
- a CDS encoding dihydroorotate dehydrogenase electron transfer subunit: protein MPTTNNTLRTTQIVQIRTESPTVKTFVLPDRLCCKAKPGQFLMLWIPGIDEIPLSIMDASNGLVSVSVKAVGDATRHLHAMQAGATVGIRGPYGNSFTESRGKVLLVGGGTGTAPLLFLAKQLATKTERLSFVEGAKTKDELLFVHEIGGVCQEKNIITTTEDGTAGLQCLVTQPLSSLLEKERFDMIYTCGPEIMVKKIFEMTEKRKLPLEASLERLMRCGIGLCGSCVIGKYRVCRDGPVFNAAQLREIKDELGVSKIGFDGSRIPI, encoded by the coding sequence TTGCCCACCACAAATAACACCCTGCGAACCACGCAGATAGTGCAAATACGCACCGAGAGTCCAACAGTAAAAACATTCGTGCTACCTGACCGCCTCTGCTGCAAAGCAAAACCAGGGCAATTTTTGATGCTGTGGATTCCAGGCATAGACGAAATCCCACTAAGCATTATGGATGCCTCAAACGGGTTGGTTTCAGTTTCAGTCAAAGCCGTCGGCGACGCAACCCGCCACCTCCATGCCATGCAAGCTGGCGCAACCGTGGGCATCCGTGGTCCCTATGGCAACAGCTTCACAGAAAGCCGAGGCAAAGTGCTTCTTGTCGGCGGCGGAACAGGAACGGCGCCCCTGTTGTTTTTGGCAAAACAGTTAGCCACAAAAACCGAACGACTCTCATTCGTGGAAGGCGCCAAAACTAAGGATGAGTTGCTCTTTGTGCACGAAATCGGTGGAGTTTGCCAAGAAAAAAACATAATCACTACAACCGAGGACGGCACCGCAGGCCTCCAATGCCTTGTCACACAGCCGCTGTCCAGCCTCCTCGAAAAGGAACGTTTTGACATGATATATACCTGTGGACCAGAGATTATGGTTAAGAAGATTTTTGAGATGACTGAGAAACGCAAGTTGCCCCTTGAGGCGAGTCTGGAGCGGTTAATGCGCTGCGGCATCGGTTTGTGTGGAAGCTGCGTTATCGGCAAGTACCGCGTCTGCCGTGATGGTCCCGTGTTTAACGCGGCGCAGTTGCGGGAGATAAAAGACGAGTTGGGTGTTTCAAAGATCGGTTTTGACGGCTCAAGAATCCCAATATAA
- the dnaJ gene encoding molecular chaperone DnaJ — MAQKRDYYEVLGVQKGATKDQIKDAYRKLALQYHPDRNKEPGAEEKFKEISEAYAVLSDDQKRAQYDNLGHAGFDQRYTSEDIFRGADFDSVFRDMGFGDLFRTIFGGAGGFGGGYEERNRGQDVGFDLEVTLEEAAKGTEREIEIPRTERCDTCNGSGAQPGTQAKTCPRCGGAGRVQNMHKVGFATYMQVSACPTCKGKGKIIETPCSSCRGSGLVRKRRKITVKVPPGIDEGTQLRLRGEGEMTSSDGEPGDLYVIVHVRQHPQFAREGDDLWHVAIISFPEAALGADIVVPTLEGPTTVKVHPGTQVGEVITLRGKGMPRFRGYGRGDLLVRIGIRVPEKLTSTQRALLEQLAKEFGSEQTKSRKFRL; from the coding sequence ATGGCTCAAAAACGAGACTACTACGAGGTACTTGGCGTACAGAAAGGCGCAACAAAAGACCAAATCAAAGACGCCTATCGGAAACTGGCTTTGCAGTACCATCCAGACCGCAACAAGGAACCTGGTGCAGAAGAAAAATTCAAAGAAATTAGCGAAGCATACGCAGTCCTAAGCGACGACCAAAAACGGGCACAGTACGACAACCTTGGCCACGCAGGCTTTGACCAACGCTACACCAGTGAGGACATTTTCCGTGGTGCAGACTTTGACTCAGTCTTCCGCGACATGGGCTTCGGCGACCTCTTCCGCACCATATTCGGCGGCGCAGGCGGATTCGGCGGTGGATACGAAGAACGTAACCGAGGACAAGACGTTGGATTCGACCTGGAAGTGACCTTAGAGGAAGCCGCCAAAGGCACCGAACGCGAAATCGAGATTCCCCGAACTGAACGATGCGACACCTGCAATGGCTCAGGAGCCCAACCGGGTACACAAGCCAAAACCTGCCCCAGATGTGGTGGCGCAGGCAGAGTCCAGAACATGCATAAAGTCGGCTTCGCAACTTACATGCAAGTCAGCGCCTGCCCAACATGCAAAGGTAAAGGTAAAATCATCGAAACCCCATGTAGCAGCTGCCGCGGCTCAGGTTTAGTCCGCAAAAGAAGAAAAATCACTGTCAAAGTCCCACCAGGCATAGACGAAGGCACCCAGCTGAGGCTGCGCGGTGAAGGTGAAATGACAAGTAGCGACGGAGAGCCAGGTGACCTATATGTCATTGTACATGTTCGGCAGCATCCACAGTTTGCCCGCGAAGGCGACGACCTCTGGCATGTAGCCATAATCTCTTTTCCCGAAGCGGCGCTCGGCGCAGACATCGTGGTGCCTACACTCGAAGGGCCCACGACCGTAAAGGTTCATCCAGGCACACAAGTCGGTGAAGTCATTACTCTGCGCGGTAAAGGTATGCCGAGGTTTAGGGGGTATGGCAGAGGGGATTTGCTTGTACGTATCGGTATCCGAGTGCCTGAGAAGCTTACCTCCACGCAGAGGGCGCTGTTGGAGCAACTTGCTAAAGAGTTCGGCTCAGAGCAGACTAAAAGCCGAAAATTCCGCCTATAA